The genomic region AAAACCACGACATAGGGAACGCCGACCTGACGAGCGAGCAGGATGTGCTCACGAGTCTGGGGCATGGGACCGTCGGTGGCGGCGACAACGATGATCGCGCCGTCCATCTGGGCCGCGCCGGTGATCATGTTCTTGATGTAGTCGGCGTGACCGGGGCAATCCACGTGAGCGTAGTGACGCTTGGAGGTCTCGTACTCGACGTGCGCGGTGGCAATGGTGATACCGCGTTCCTTTTCTTCGGGAGCCTTGTCGATCTCATCGAACGCTACAAAGGATCCACCGCCCTTGAGGCTCGCGATCTTGGTGATCGCGGCGGTCAACGTGGTCTTGCCATGGTCGATATGACCAATCGTACCAATATTGACGTGCGGCTTCTTTCTTTCAAATTTTTGCTTGGCCATACATTACCCCCTAATAAAATTACGAATTACTATATATGTATAAGTGAGTGCTTCTTCAGAAGAGATGAGGAAAAATGGAGGCGCAAGACTGGTGAGACGAGGAAATGGAGCGGGAAACGGGACTCGAACCCGCAACCCTCAGCTTGGAAGGCTGATGCTCTAGCCATTGAGCTACTCCCGCATTTCATCTCAGTAGTCAGGCGACAGCATGATCTCTGTCTCCTACTGGTTTTCACGGCTTCTTCTTGGTGGAGGGGGGAGGATTTGAACCTCCGAAGGCGTACGCCGACAGATTTACAGTCTGTTCCCTTTGGCCACTCGGGAACCCCTCCATCACCTGGAGCTGGCGATGGGACTTGAACCCGCAACCTGCTGATTACAAGTCAGCTACTCTACCAGTTGAGCTACGCCAGCCCGTGAGAACGAAGTCATTATGAGCATTCAATCTCAAAGGCAAGCATTATTTTTCAGGAAATTAAAAAAAGCGTCTTTCGACGCTTTTGACTCAGGCCCAGGCAGGTACCCCTACAGGCACGAGCACCGGGTCAGGGCATTTGGGACGGCTCGCAATGTCTTCAAGAGCAACAAAATCCAGAAATTCTGACTGATTATCAAAAAGATAACGCATGAATTTGTTATTGAAGTCATGCCCGGAACAGGAGACCTCAAAATGGCCCCAAATGCGATGACTGCCCACAGCGATATCACCCATGAAATCCAAAATCTTGTGGCGCACCATTTCGTCTGCGAAACGCAATCCTTCGGGGTTGACCACTCCGTAGTCGTCAAAGACAACGGCATTTTCAAGTGAACCGCCAAGAGCCAGGCCGTTTTTCTGCAACCACTCAACATCTTTCATGAACCCGAATGTTCTGGCCCGGGCGATGCGGTGGGAGAAAGTAAGCGGAGTCGACTCAAAACTAAAATTCTGCGTGCCAATCTGCGGATGCGGAAAGTTGATTCGATAGTCAATCTTCAAGCCATTGAAAGGCTTGGCCACAACGCGCTTTCCGTCCTGCTCGAAAACAAGGGTACGCTTGATCTTGGCAACCTCACGGGGACGATCGAGAACCCGGATCCCTGCGGAATTGATCAGGTACACGTATACGGAAGCGCTCCCGTCGAGAATAGGGATTTCCTCTCCATTAACTTCGACAAGAACGTTGTCTATTTCCAAACCGACCAGGGCGGCAAGGAGATGTTCCACCGTGGAAACCTTGGCCCCAGCGGTACCCAGCGTTGTGGCCAGCCCAGTGCCTACGACCTTTCCAGGCTCCGGCACCACGACCTGTCGCCCGCTCTTGGTCGACAACGAAAAAATGACCCCTGTATCGGCAGGCGCAGGCTTGAGAATCATCTCAACCTTCTGGCCGCTATGCAAACCGACACCGGAGCATCGAACTTCTTTTCGTAGTGTAGTCTGTTTCATGACCAGCCATTATCAAACTTCATGCCATAAACCATGCAATCGCAATACATTGAGATTAATCACTTTAAAGTGAACTGCGCACATCACCCTCGGCGACAGTTCCTTTCAGACAACATGATAAGTGCTAAAAAACAACAACCGCCACTCGGTCCAGCCCAGCATAATCCTTCACGATACGCACATTCCTGGTGATGTCTGAAAACAACTCGATCATGGCGTGTCCATGGGAGTGGTCAATTTCGCAAAGGAGCAAGGATCCGGCCTTCATGGCGCCGCGAAGCGACAGAGCCAGGGCACGATAACAATCCAGACCGTCAGGACCGGAAAAGAGCGCGATTTCCGGTTCATGACAAAGTACTTCCCGGCTAAGTGATTCTCTTGTGGACAAGGGTACGTAGGGAAGATTTGCGAGCACAACATCGAAAGCACCGGTGCGCAGAGATTTGAGCAGATCTCCTTGCAAGAAGAGAATCCGGTCCGTAACATTGTGAAGCCGCGCATTCTTGCGTGCGACCTTTAGCGCATCAAAGGAAATGTCAACCGCCACAATTCGACAGTCGGGAAAAAGCTTGGCGCACGATACGGCCAAGGCTCCACTTCCAGTACCGACATCGAGGACCTTCAGGCATGCATCCTTGCCCAACGATTCGAGCAA from Desulfomicrobium apsheronum harbors:
- the lpxC gene encoding UDP-3-O-acyl-N-acetylglucosamine deacetylase, whose product is MKQTTLRKEVRCSGVGLHSGQKVEMILKPAPADTGVIFSLSTKSGRQVVVPEPGKVVGTGLATTLGTAGAKVSTVEHLLAALVGLEIDNVLVEVNGEEIPILDGSASVYVYLINSAGIRVLDRPREVAKIKRTLVFEQDGKRVVAKPFNGLKIDYRINFPHPQIGTQNFSFESTPLTFSHRIARARTFGFMKDVEWLQKNGLALGGSLENAVVFDDYGVVNPEGLRFADEMVRHKILDFMGDIAVGSHRIWGHFEVSCSGHDFNNKFMRYLFDNQSEFLDFVALEDIASRPKCPDPVLVPVGVPAWA
- the prmC gene encoding peptide chain release factor N(5)-glutamine methyltransferase, encoding MQSRKSILEHWEKLLLQSGVDSPRLSAQVLLAHVLGISRLDMLLESGAPVDEPCRLRMEELGSRRMDGEPVAYIVGEREFYGFAFHVGPEVLIPRPETELIIDHLLESLGKDACLKVLDVGTGSGALAVSCAKLFPDCRIVAVDISFDALKVARKNARLHNVTDRILFLQGDLLKSLRTGAFDVVLANLPYVPLSTRESLSREVLCHEPEIALFSGPDGLDCYRALALSLRGAMKAGSLLLCEIDHSHGHAMIELFSDITRNVRIVKDYAGLDRVAVVVF
- a CDS encoding GTP-binding protein, whose product is MAKQKFERKKPHVNIGTIGHIDHGKTTLTAAITKIASLKGGGSFVAFDEIDKAPEEKERGITIATAHVEYETSKRHYAHVDCPGHADYIKNMITGAAQMDGAIIVVAATDGPMPQTREHILLARQVGVPYVVV